The proteins below come from a single Vidua chalybeata isolate OUT-0048 chromosome 1, bVidCha1 merged haplotype, whole genome shotgun sequence genomic window:
- the C1H18orf21 gene encoding UPF0711 protein C18orf21 homolog isoform X2, whose amino-acid sequence MRQMPGASLLLGSERGLERVCPYCFQFLAPDSYRVRLKPKMRVTPQIEKVLKREAKNHKLNMKQTKLLRKYRESRSILLVTCKSCNKTTRYYGKSRDFLAANTKNCGTPGIKSSLKMPDVKIQSAKKMTPVSCSRLGSKGNSPSSLSRTRESGQATINSASKTPRKSKFHFSKLKRMLDLEEKEKSQKADFKTFLTLL is encoded by the exons ATGAGGCAGATGCCAGGAGCGAGCCTCTTGTTGG GTAGTGAACGTGGATTAGAAAGGGTATGTCCTTACTGCTTCCAGTTCCTGGCTCCTGACAGCTACCGCGTGCGCCTCAAACCAAAGATGAGAGTGACTCCACAGATAGAGAAGGTTCTTAAACGAGAGGCAAAGAATCATAAACTTAACATGAAACAGACAAAGCTTTTGAGAAAGTACAGGGAGTCAAGAAGCATTCTG CTGGTTACTTGCAAATCTTGCAACAAAACAACAAGATACTATGGTAAAAGCAGGGATTTTCTAGCAGCCAATACAAAAAATTGTGGCACTCCAGGTATCAAATCTAGCCTGAAGATGCCAGATGTCAAAATTCAgtctgcaaagaaaatgacaCCTGTAAGCTGCAGTAGGTTGGGATCTAAAGGGAACAGTCCCTCATCACTTTCCAG gacACGTGAATCTGGACAGGCAACAATCAACTCTGCTTCCAAGACTCCCCGAAAGTCCAAATTTCACTTTTCTAAGCTGAAACGGATGCTTGACctagaagaaaaagagaaaagccagAAGGCAGATTTCAAAACCTTCTTGACTTTACTTTAG
- the C1H18orf21 gene encoding UPF0711 protein C18orf21 homolog isoform X1 — translation MGRRRLLAAAERLAGACPGQARFLLWMLRNSRGSERGLERVCPYCFQFLAPDSYRVRLKPKMRVTPQIEKVLKREAKNHKLNMKQTKLLRKYRESRSILLVTCKSCNKTTRYYGKSRDFLAANTKNCGTPGIKSSLKMPDVKIQSAKKMTPVSCSRLGSKGNSPSSLSRTRESGQATINSASKTPRKSKFHFSKLKRMLDLEEKEKSQKADFKTFLTLL, via the exons atggggcggcggcggctgctggcggcggcggagcggctGGCGGGGGCCTGCCCGGGACAGGCGCGATTCCTGCT GTGGATGCTCCGCAACTCCCGAG GTAGTGAACGTGGATTAGAAAGGGTATGTCCTTACTGCTTCCAGTTCCTGGCTCCTGACAGCTACCGCGTGCGCCTCAAACCAAAGATGAGAGTGACTCCACAGATAGAGAAGGTTCTTAAACGAGAGGCAAAGAATCATAAACTTAACATGAAACAGACAAAGCTTTTGAGAAAGTACAGGGAGTCAAGAAGCATTCTG CTGGTTACTTGCAAATCTTGCAACAAAACAACAAGATACTATGGTAAAAGCAGGGATTTTCTAGCAGCCAATACAAAAAATTGTGGCACTCCAGGTATCAAATCTAGCCTGAAGATGCCAGATGTCAAAATTCAgtctgcaaagaaaatgacaCCTGTAAGCTGCAGTAGGTTGGGATCTAAAGGGAACAGTCCCTCATCACTTTCCAG gacACGTGAATCTGGACAGGCAACAATCAACTCTGCTTCCAAGACTCCCCGAAAGTCCAAATTTCACTTTTCTAAGCTGAAACGGATGCTTGACctagaagaaaaagagaaaagccagAAGGCAGATTTCAAAACCTTCTTGACTTTACTTTAG